The genome window TTGCAGGCACCATGAGCGGCGGCGAGTTAGGTGCGTTTGTGTTTTACGCTATTATGGTGGCAATGTCGGTGGCAACCGTTGCTGAAGTATATGGTGAACTACAACGTGCAGCTGGTGCTGCGGCAAGGTTACTTGAGTTACTTGCTGTTAAAAGTGAGATAGAAAACCCGCTAGATCCACAAGACGATAGCTTACTGCAAGATAGTAACAGCCCTGCTATTACGCTTGAAAATATAAGCTTTAACTACCCCTCTCGCCCAGACGTAAGCGCGCTAAATAAAATAAGCCTAAATATAAATCAAGGCCAAACCGTGGCAATTGTTGGCCCTTCTGGCGCAGGTAAAACAACGTTATTTGAATTACTACAACGTTTTTACGATCCGGCTAGCGGAGCTATTAAGTTTAAAGATGTAAACATTAAAGATTTATCGCTTAATACTCTGCGTAATAAAATGGGCATGGTAGCGCAAAACCCTATTTTATTTAGCTCCGACGTAATGCATAACATCCGCTACGGCAACCCAAGTGCAACCGATGAGCAAGTATATGCCGCAGCAAAGTATGCGCATGCCGATGAATTTATCAAACAGTTACCGCAAGGTTATAACAGCTTTTTAGGTGAGCAGGGTGTGAGGTTATCGGGTGGGCAAAAGCAGCGTATTGTGCTTGCACGTGCCATATTAAAAGACCCTGAAATACTTCTTCTTGATGAAGCCACCAGCGCGCTGGATGCGCAAAGCGAACACCATGTACAAGCTGCGCTTGAGCATTTAATGCAAAACCGCACCACGTTAATTATTGCCCATAGGTTGGCAACGGTTAAACATGCCGATGTGATTGTAGTGATGGAAAATGGGGAAATCATAGCAACGGGTACTCACCAAGAGTTGTTAGCAAGTAACCCGTTGTATCAAAAACTGTGTGAATTACAGTTTAATAAGGATTAACCTTCGGTATTTGGCACTATCTGAATTTCTACGCGACGGTTTTGAGCACGGCCATTTGCACTATCATTAGTTGCAATTGGGCGTGTTTCGCCATAGCCCATAGTGCTAACACGTGTAGCCATAATTTGTTGGTTCACTAAGTAGTCTTTCACACTTTGTGCGCGTTCACGCGATAGGTTCATGTTGAAGCTATCTTTACCCGTACTGTCAGTATGCCCTTGCACACTAAGGTAGGTTTTTTCGTACTTGTTCATTACTTTAGCAATCGCATCTAACGTATCGTTAAAGCCTGATGAAATATAAGACTGAGCAGTCGCAAACGTAATGTTTGATGGCATTACTAAACGTAAGTTATCACCTTCACGCACTACTTCAACACCTGAACCCGCTAACTCATCACGAAATGCTTCTTCTTGCTTATCCATGTAGTCGCCAACAGCAGCGCCCGCCAGTGCACCAATAGCTGCACCAATAAAAATACGTTTATCTTTATGATTACCCGTAGCCTTACCTAATACACCTCCGGCTGCGGCGCCTATAGCGGCTCCTTTACCTGTGTTATTCATTTCACAACCAGAAAGTAATACAGCTACTACGGTTACGCTTAAAAGTGATTTAGTTAAAGTCATGGTGATACCCTATTCATTAAGAATTTAGCAAGAGTATGCAAATACATGTATGAACAAACTATGAAGAGAGTGTTAAAAGCAACGCATCTTGCTTGATTGTTAAACAGACCTCAAACTAATGTGTCATTTTAATAAAAATGTCATACTACGCTGTGACAATTTAATGAATTTTACAAAGGATATTGGCGCAATGTTAATTGCTATTTTTAGACAGTTTTTTTTACTAGGGTGTATGAGCTTTGGCGGCCCTGCTGCGCATTTAGGTTATTTTAAACGCCACTTTGTAGACTCGTTAAATTGGTTAACTAACACGCGTTACGCACAACTTATTAGTTTAAGCCAAGCGCTGCCGGGGCCTGGCTCTAGCCAAGTTAGTTTTGCTATTGGTGTTGAGCGTGCTGGAGTACTGGGTGGTATAGCTGCTTTTGTAGGTTTTACTCTGCCTTCGTTTTTAATAATGGTGCTGCTTGCGGTGAGTGCTCATCAGTTTGACGCTGTTTACTTTGCCATTATTGCAGGCTTAAAGTTATTTGCCGTTGTTATAGTTGCTGATGCAACACTTAGTATGGCTAAAAGCTTTTGTACAAGTGCTGCGCTTAAGTTACTTGCTGTAATGAGTACACTTGCTTTGGTGTTATTTCCAATGATGGGAACTCAAATCGCTATTTTAATAACCGCTGCAACAATAGGTGCTATATGGCCTTTATTAAAACTGGGTACAGCCACAGAAAATGTTAGCAGTACAAAAAGTAATATTAATTGGATTGCACTGGGGTTATTTGCGCTCTTACTTGGTGTGAGCTTTATTCCACTAGGACATGAGTTTGCTTTGTTTGCCCCTTTTTACCAGGCAGGTGCAATGGTGTTTGGCGGCGGACACGTAGTACTGCCGGTACTTCAAGCTGGCGTACCAGCATTGAGTGATGATCAGTTTTTAAGTGCTTACGCGAGTGCACAAGCAGTGCCTGGGCCTATGTTTACTATTGCTACTTACTTAGGCGCACAACTTACTACAGAACAACCTTTAGTGGGTGCTCTTATAGCTACACTGCTTATATTTATGCCTGGTTTTTTACTTATACTCGCATTCCAAAAGAGCTGGATTAACTTGGCAAGTAAGCCACGTTTTGCAAGCTCAATAGCGGCGCTTAATGCCGCGGTAGTAGGTTTTTTAGCGGCTGCACTGTATTCGCCAATTTGGACATCAGCGGTGCATAACCTTTGGCAAGTTGCGTTAGTAATAATTACATTTGCATGGCTGCGATTTAAAAAGCCACCTATTTGGTGGCTCTTAGCTTTATTTATTGCTGTGGGTCTTTTACAACACTATTTGCCATCACTCTAAATGTTGGCTTATCTGTTTGTTGCTCACTCGGTGGGCTTAATTGCCCACTTACACTTTGATACGCTCTAAGCCCAAACACGGGTAATACCGCAAGTAAATGGTCCATTATTTCGGCTTGTAAATGCTCGTACGAAATCCAGCGTTTGTCTTCACTAAAGCAATAAAACTCAATAGGTAAACCATGGTTTAGTGGTTGTAGCTCTCGTACCATTAACGTAAGCGACGTATTAATTTTACTGTGCTGTTTTAAATAACCTTCAGCATAGCGACGAAATAGCCCTAAATTAGAAACCTGAGCAGGTAATGTCGTCACTCGAATATAGTCGTGCAGCGGAATAGCCGCATCAATTTGTTTTCTAAACTCATCACCCACTAAACAAATACTGTGCATATCAATATTGAGTGAGCGTTTAATACGTCTACCGCCCGACTCTTGCATCCCGCGCCAGTTTTTAAATGAACCCGCTACCAGCATATAAGTTGGAATAGTTGTTATGGTGTTATCCCAGTTACGTACCTTTACGGTGTTTAAACCCAAATCAATTACTTCGCCATCGGCGCCGTAATTTTCTACTTGAATCCAATCACCATAGGTTACTAGGCGATTTGCTGCTATTTGAATACTGGCTACAAAGCCTAAAATAGTGTCTTTAAATACTAATAACGTAACGGCAGCAATAGCACCAAAGCCAGAGAGAATATAAGTAGGTGACTTCTCAAGAAAAATGCTCACAATTAAAATTGCACACACAATAAAGGTTATTAGCTTAACAACCTGAATTAAGCCCTGAATAGGGACCTCGCGGGCAAACTCTAACTGGTTATAAATAGTACCCGCAATGCTCACAATACTGCTAAAAATAAAACCAGCATAAATAATAAGTAAAGCTTGTCCTATCGTTTTTAGTATTTCTCCTGCAATTTCATTAACTGGGTATACGCTATCAAACGTAGCTAAAAACAATACGCAGCACAGCATTCCGGCAATACGCTTATTTAGCTTATTAAGCATAGGAGAAAGCGCACCAATTCGCTCAGGAGAAAGCCTCGTCACTATTTTTTGAATGCCAGGTAACATTAATCTACGAGTAAATAAGTAAACAATTAATAAAGAGAATATTCCTATTGAGACTGCGGTAATTGAGCTAAGAAAATCCGCGTCGGGTACTTTTTCAAACCAAGGAGCAATTAATTCCTGAAGATGGGTGTTGGTCATAGTGTTTCAATTTCCTTACTGATTTGTGGTTCAGGTAAATCTTGTTGAGCATAAATGTCGGCAAGCTGCTGATCTTTAGCAACCCATAGCTCATTCACATAATGTTGAAAATTAACTTTAAATACGTCATCGCTTTGATAGCTGCCCTGCATATTGTCATTAATGGGGGTTACGTCTATTGAAACATAAATAGAATCTAGCTCACCTTTTAACAAGTTACGACAAACGTGATCTGTCTTACCGCTATATACTAAACTTGTATTAAGCATGGCATCAAATTGATCGGCTAATACTTCAAGCGCAAAAGCAATGCCGCCCGCTTTGGGCTTTAATAAATGCTTAAAAGGACTTTGTTGCAGATTATGTTTGGCTGGCGTATTGCGTGTACCTTCAACAAAATTAATGATGGTAGTAGGATGATGACGAAAATTACGACAACTACGCTTCGTGCGCTCTACATCCAACCCTTTCAACTTTGGATTTTTAGCTAATTGCGCTTTGCTTACCCGTTTCATAAACGGCATACCCATAGCCCACGCACCAGTGCCAATAAAAGGCATGTATTTTAACCCGTCTTTTAAAAAGAACTTAGGGGCAGGCAATGCATGTAATGAGCTAAGTACAGTTATATCTAACCAACTCGCGTGGTTACAAATAAGTAAATACCAACTTTTTGAGTTTAAGTCGCCACTTATATCAACCACAATGTTAGGGCAACCTAACCAAAGCCCTAAACGGTTGCCGTTACACCAACCTCGGTAAGCGCTGTGTAATATAGAGTTAACCACAGGCAAAGGCAGTAATAACTTAATAAGGCCCAGTACAAATACTAGCGAGCCAAAAAGTATCATGTTAGAAAACAATACGCAGCCTACAATTAAGCCGTTAAGCCAATTTGGTAACCACTTTTTTAGCATAACTGTAAGCTCATATTTTTACCTTTTACTTATGGGTTTTTTCGAGCGATTGCAGTGTTTGCTCTTTGTTTTCCCATAAGCGATTTAACTCGCTTTGAAAGCGAACTCTAAATTCAGAATCACCGGTGTAGTCACCAATAAGCTCTGCGCTTACTGGCCTTACTTCCACGTGTACGTTGATATTTTTTACCTTACCACCAGCAAAATCCATAAAAGTAGGAATACCATCTGGGTAATGAATGGTGACGTTAACCACTTTAGTAATTTGCTCGCCCATCGCTTGCATTACAAAAGCAATACCGCCCGCTTTTGGTTTTAATAAATGTGGGAACGGGCTATTTTGGCGCTCATGCTTTTGCGTAGTAAAACGAGTGCCTTCTACAAAGTTAACCACACTTACTGGCATCTCTTTAAATTTTTCGCAGGCTTTACGTGTGGTTTCTAAATCTTTGCCACGCAGCT of Pseudoalteromonas arctica A 37-1-2 contains these proteins:
- a CDS encoding mechanosensitive ion channel family protein; this translates as MTNTHLQELIAPWFEKVPDADFLSSITAVSIGIFSLLIVYLFTRRLMLPGIQKIVTRLSPERIGALSPMLNKLNKRIAGMLCCVLFLATFDSVYPVNEIAGEILKTIGQALLIIYAGFIFSSIVSIAGTIYNQLEFAREVPIQGLIQVVKLITFIVCAILIVSIFLEKSPTYILSGFGAIAAVTLLVFKDTILGFVASIQIAANRLVTYGDWIQVENYGADGEVIDLGLNTVKVRNWDNTITTIPTYMLVAGSFKNWRGMQESGGRRIKRSLNIDMHSICLVGDEFRKQIDAAIPLHDYIRVTTLPAQVSNLGLFRRYAEGYLKQHSKINTSLTLMVRELQPLNHGLPIEFYCFSEDKRWISYEHLQAEIMDHLLAVLPVFGLRAYQSVSGQLSPPSEQQTDKPTFRVMANSVVKDPQQ
- a CDS encoding OmpA family protein, producing the protein MTLTKSLLSVTVVAVLLSGCEMNNTGKGAAIGAAAGGVLGKATGNHKDKRIFIGAAIGALAGAAVGDYMDKQEEAFRDELAGSGVEVVREGDNLRLVMPSNITFATAQSYISSGFNDTLDAIAKVMNKYEKTYLSVQGHTDSTGKDSFNMNLSRERAQSVKDYLVNQQIMATRVSTMGYGETRPIATNDSANGRAQNRRVEIQIVPNTEG
- a CDS encoding ABC transporter transmembrane domain-containing protein — its product is MSKNTSASEKAAFSSLLPVFAFIKPYKWMVVAALAALLVTAGVNLSLGQGVKFVIDHGFIAGSKDQLQQAVLVLIGLISLLAIGTFSRFYLMSWIGERVSNDIRKAVFNRIVTLHPSYFEENRSGELMSRLTTDTTLLQSIIGSSFSMALRSVLMLIGGLAMLLFTNLKLTLIVVACVPLVLVPMMIFGRKVRKLASSSQDAIADISTYAGEIIQNIKVVQSYSHEAQEQHAFALETEKAFNVAKKRIKQRSFLIAVVIFLTFSAISAMLWVGGNDVLAGTMSGGELGAFVFYAIMVAMSVATVAEVYGELQRAAGAAARLLELLAVKSEIENPLDPQDDSLLQDSNSPAITLENISFNYPSRPDVSALNKISLNINQGQTVAIVGPSGAGKTTLFELLQRFYDPASGAIKFKDVNIKDLSLNTLRNKMGMVAQNPILFSSDVMHNIRYGNPSATDEQVYAAAKYAHADEFIKQLPQGYNSFLGEQGVRLSGGQKQRIVLARAILKDPEILLLDEATSALDAQSEHHVQAALEHLMQNRTTLIIAHRLATVKHADVIVVMENGEIIATGTHQELLASNPLYQKLCELQFNKD
- a CDS encoding acetyltransferase, whose amino-acid sequence is MLKKWLPNWLNGLIVGCVLFSNMILFGSLVFVLGLIKLLLPLPVVNSILHSAYRGWCNGNRLGLWLGCPNIVVDISGDLNSKSWYLLICNHASWLDITVLSSLHALPAPKFFLKDGLKYMPFIGTGAWAMGMPFMKRVSKAQLAKNPKLKGLDVERTKRSCRNFRHHPTTIINFVEGTRNTPAKHNLQQSPFKHLLKPKAGGIAFALEVLADQFDAMLNTSLVYSGKTDHVCRNLLKGELDSIYVSIDVTPINDNMQGSYQSDDVFKVNFQHYVNELWVAKDQQLADIYAQQDLPEPQISKEIETL
- the chrA gene encoding chromate efflux transporter translates to MLIAIFRQFFLLGCMSFGGPAAHLGYFKRHFVDSLNWLTNTRYAQLISLSQALPGPGSSQVSFAIGVERAGVLGGIAAFVGFTLPSFLIMVLLAVSAHQFDAVYFAIIAGLKLFAVVIVADATLSMAKSFCTSAALKLLAVMSTLALVLFPMMGTQIAILITAATIGAIWPLLKLGTATENVSSTKSNINWIALGLFALLLGVSFIPLGHEFALFAPFYQAGAMVFGGGHVVLPVLQAGVPALSDDQFLSAYASAQAVPGPMFTIATYLGAQLTTEQPLVGALIATLLIFMPGFLLILAFQKSWINLASKPRFASSIAALNAAVVGFLAAALYSPIWTSAVHNLWQVALVIITFAWLRFKKPPIWWLLALFIAVGLLQHYLPSL